ACTCGCGCCGGGTCGACATCGCCCGGCCCTTCACCGCAAGGTCACCGACCACCCGGTCGATGTCCTCCGGCGTCACCTCCCACGCCGGCCGCCCAAACGCGGACAGGGTCCGCTCCAGCAGGCCGATGTCGTTGTCGATAGTCACCGGGCTGAACCCACGAGCCCGCCACGAGGCGACGAACGCATCGACGCACGCGGCCTGGAACCGCCACGGGTCCGTCGTCAGCCGCTCCTGCGGGACCGCCCCGCCCGCGATGACCTGCAGTCTCGCCTCGGCCACCGGCACACCTTCCTCGCACCTGAACAGTCAAGGCAGCACCTTGAAAACCGGGGTGCTGCCGCGAGAACCAACGAGGACCGCAGGAGTGGGATACGGCCAGGTGGCAGCAGCAGCTCTTGTGAGGGAACAAGTGCCAGCCCCAGATGGCTGGACGAAGACCTTCACCGATCCCCGGCTCTGCGCGGCCATCGTCGACCGTCTGACCTTCAACGGCGCGATCATCGAGACCGGCACCGACTCCTACCACCTGGCCACCACCCGCGCACGGACCGAACAGCTTCAAGCCGACTGACGAGACAAGGCTGCAGAGGCCGTTTCTGTCAACGGCCGTGTGGTTCTCCCCGTAGGCGGCCAGGAGTTCGCCCCGCTGGCGGCCGTGGAGTCGTCCCCGGTGGCGGCCAGATAATTCCCCGCCTTCGGGTTGGTGTGGGTCAGCTGAAGGGCTTCACCCCCTGCCCGCTGGTGGCCTGGGTGAGCCGGTAGCTGTCACCCTGGGTGACGACGATGTGGGCGTGGTGCATGAGCCGGTCGACCGTGGCGGTGGCGAGCGTCTTGGGCATGATCTCGTCGAAGCCCGAGGGGTGGAGGTTGCTGCTGACGGCGATCGAGCGCCGTTCGTAGGCGGCGTCGACCAGGCGGTAGAAGCCCTCGGCGGCATCTGGGGAGACGGGCAGGAGCCCGATGTCGTCGACGATGATCAGGTCGGAGCGGATGATCTTTGCCAGGGTCCGGGCGATGGAGTCGTCCGCGCGGTGCCGGCGGACCAGGGCTCCGAGGTCTTCGATGGTGAACCAGGCCACGGTCAGCCCGGCCTCGATGGCGGTCTAGCCGAGGGCCTCGGTGAAGTGCCTCCTGCCCGTGCCCGAGGGGCCGCAGATGCAGAAGTTCTCCCGGCGGCCGAGCCATTCGAGCGTCTTCAACGCGTCCTGGGTGGGGCGGGGGATGGAGGGCTTGGCCTCGTCCCAGTCGCCGAAGGTCTTGCCGGTGGGGAACCCGGCCCGCTTGCGGCGGGTGTGCAGGTTCGCCCGGTCGCGTCCGGCGGCCTCCTCGGCCAGAAGGACGCGGACGACCTCGGCCGGGTCCCACCTCTGGGCCTTGGCAGTGGGGATGATGTCGGTCAACGACCTGCGGATGTGCGGGAGTTTGAGGCGGCGGGTCAGCTCGATGGCCTCGGCCAGCGGGTCGCCATTGGTGCCGGGAACGGTGCGAAGAGGGGTGGCCATCAGGCAAGGTCGCTTTCGTCGTACTCGGTGACATCCGAGATGGTGGTGGGGATGCCGAAGGTGGACCAGGCGGAGGTGCCCGGCCGCAGGGAGTGGTCCTCGCTGCGGCGGACCGGCTCGGCCGGCTCGTGGACGGCCTGGTAGTCGAGGATCGACAGCAGATCCTTCTCCGCGAAGCGCCCGGTGACCGCGGCGGTGCCGAGCGCCCGGTCAACTTCCGCTGCTGAATACAGCTTTGACAGTGCGACGGCCTCGGCCATCTTCGCCTTGATGCGGCGGACACCGGCCGCGCCGGCCCCGATGAGCCAGGACGCGGCGCCGGGACCCAGCGCGAGGAAGGCGGCCTCTTCCGCGCTCGTGGCCTTCGGGGTGCGGTCGCTCTCCTTGTTCTCGCGCGGCGGATAGTGGGCATCGTCCAGGACCGGGGTGCCGGGCTGCCCGCGCCGGTGCCGGGCGACCTCGCGGGCCGAGCCGTCCTCGCCGACCGCGGTGACGATCAGCTCGTCACCGTGGAAGCGGGCCCAGACCCGGGTGTCGATCAGCTCGTGCGGGACCGAGTAACGCACCGCCTCGACCGAGATCGTCGACTCCCAGTTGACCCGCCGGGTGGTGCCGAACGCGGCGGTGAACGGGCTGCGCGGCAGCGGGTGCAGCCTTTGTTGTTCTTCCGCCAGGCGTTCGGCGGGCTTGCGTCGACTCGCCCTGTGTGTGCGGGAGTTGACCTCATCGCAGAAGCTGCGGCAGGCCGCTTCCAGCTCACCGAAGGTCTTGTAGTGCTCACGGAGGTTCACGTCCTTCGGCACCAGGTCGGCCTTCGCGATGCGGACCGTCGCCTCGGATCCGCCCTTGGTCTCCGGATCCGCCGGCAGACAGGTGCGTATCGTCGTGCCGTAGTGCCGGGCGACCTCGACGATCTCCGGGTTGCGGACCGCGATCCCGGCGACGTGGTCGGTGGTGACCGTCTTTTCGTTGTCGGTGAGCACGTAGGCCGGCACTCCGCCGATCCGGCGGAACGTGGCCTCCAGACACGCGGTGATCGTCGGCAGCGTCTTGTCCCAGATCGGGATCACGACGCGGAACCGGGACCAGGCCAGCCAGGCGCACCACAGCGTGGTCTTGCGCCCGCCGATGACCGGGCCGTCGCCGAAATCGTACTGAAGCCACAGCCCGGGCTCGGTCACCCACGGCCGGTAAACCCGCCGCCGACCGGCCCTGAACTGGGCCTTTGCCTCGGCCACGGTGCGGCGGGTGGTGCGTTCCCCGCCCGTGAAGCCCATCGCGACGATCCTCTTGTGCACCACGTCCGCGCGGATCTTGCCCTGCGAGCGGACCACCAGTTCCTCGATCTTCGGCAGATAGCCGTCGATCGCCCGGGCCCGGTGACGGCGCCGGTCCGGGTGCTGGCCGGCGGCCCGCATCTTCACATACCGGGCCACCGTGTGGTGGTCGCACCCGGCCAGCTCTGCCGCGGCACGGTAACTGCTGGTGAGGTCGTACGCCTCAAGGATCTCCATGATCTCCCTGCTGTTCTTCACCCGCTCGACTCTCGCCGAACGAGATCTGGATCTTGCGAGCGGGGAGATATCTGGCCGTACGTGGGGAGAACCCTGGCCATCAGTGGGGCGGTAAGTGGCCGCCTATGGGGAGCTCGCCACGGCCGCCGTCACCTCCACTGCGCGACCGAAGCCCGGCAGTCCAGCCGGCCGCCAGCGGACCTTGACCGGCTCTGCCACCGCACCTCCACGCATCAAGTTGGATGTCGTCACATCCAACCGCCCGCAAGGCCGCACCGCGAACGGCAACCCGGTGAACCTTCCCGGTCAGAGCACTACCGAGCCGAGATACCAACCATTTCATGATCTGGGACCAGATCACCGGCGTCGCCGGTCAGCCCACCACAACCTGACTACAGCCCCGGACCGCGGGCCCACATGCCGCGA
This is a stretch of genomic DNA from Streptomyces sp. TG1A-8. It encodes these proteins:
- the istA gene encoding IS21 family transposase, producing MKNSREIMEILEAYDLTSSYRAAAELAGCDHHTVARYVKMRAAGQHPDRRRHRARAIDGYLPKIEELVVRSQGKIRADVVHKRIVAMGFTGGERTTRRTVAEAKAQFRAGRRRVYRPWVTEPGLWLQYDFGDGPVIGGRKTTLWCAWLAWSRFRVVIPIWDKTLPTITACLEATFRRIGGVPAYVLTDNEKTVTTDHVAGIAVRNPEIVEVARHYGTTIRTCLPADPETKGGSEATVRIAKADLVPKDVNLREHYKTFGELEAACRSFCDEVNSRTHRASRRKPAERLAEEQQRLHPLPRSPFTAAFGTTRRVNWESTISVEAVRYSVPHELIDTRVWARFHGDELIVTAVGEDGSAREVARHRRGQPGTPVLDDAHYPPRENKESDRTPKATSAEEAAFLALGPGAASWLIGAGAAGVRRIKAKMAEAVALSKLYSAAEVDRALGTAAVTGRFAEKDLLSILDYQAVHEPAEPVRRSEDHSLRPGTSAWSTFGIPTTISDVTEYDESDLA